Proteins encoded together in one Peribacillus asahii window:
- a CDS encoding peptidoglycan D,D-transpeptidase FtsI family protein, translating to MLNKGKKKKKKRRTVSLRLNFLFFIVFLLFSGLIIKLGVVQIVYGDEYLREVERTENDTISTPVPRGKMYDRYFNPIVDNKPLKAITYTKYPNTKSNEMLETAEKLATLIEQDTEKITERDKKDFWLLTHQKEAEALITDKDLELVKNHKLEEKDLYKLQLERIKETELDKFTDDEMEVLAIFREFNSGYALTPSIVKNKDVTEQEFARVSERLDSLPGVGVTTDWERDYPYDETLRSVIGKVSSSDEGLPRDNIDYYLARGYSRNDRVGLSYLEKQYEDILHGKKAKMEAVLRQGEVVDTKPLSEGERGKDLVLTIDMELQLAVEEIIETELRRTKAKGNTYLLDRAFVVLMDPNTGEVLTMAGKQYVRNSETGAMEIKDFALGNITTSYTMGSSVKGATVYTGFQLGAISPGTTFYDTKMRIGRTLKGSYANLGPVSDVTALKKSSNVYMFQTAIKIGGGNYVPGQALRINPNAFSVMRNHYAQFGLGVRTGIDLPNETPGARGPDTLPGLLLDLSIGQYDTYTPMQLAQYVSTIANGGKRLQPQIVKEIHEPSNEETIGPVFQQIQPKVLNDLNGQEVWIDRVQEGFRQVAQEAGGTAAKYFMGKSYRPAAKTGTAEAFYDGPRKNEFSGLVPTTNLTLVGYAPYNNPEIAMSIVVPWAYQSGGSDDINKRIGQQALDTYFKLKEERASGKKSE from the coding sequence ATATTGAATAAAGGGAAAAAGAAAAAGAAAAAAAGGAGAACCGTCTCTCTTCGATTGAATTTTCTATTTTTTATCGTTTTTTTATTATTTTCTGGTTTAATCATCAAGCTTGGAGTCGTACAAATTGTATACGGTGATGAATATTTACGCGAAGTTGAACGAACGGAAAATGATACTATTAGCACACCGGTTCCCCGTGGCAAAATGTATGACCGATACTTCAATCCAATTGTGGATAATAAGCCGCTTAAAGCGATTACTTATACGAAGTATCCAAATACTAAATCAAATGAAATGCTTGAAACAGCAGAGAAGCTTGCTACATTAATTGAGCAAGATACGGAAAAAATTACGGAACGGGATAAAAAAGATTTTTGGCTTTTAACACATCAGAAAGAAGCAGAAGCTCTTATTACTGATAAAGATTTAGAACTAGTTAAAAACCATAAATTAGAAGAAAAAGATTTATATAAACTTCAGTTAGAGAGAATTAAAGAAACAGAGTTGGATAAATTCACAGATGATGAGATGGAAGTATTAGCCATTTTCCGTGAATTCAACAGCGGCTACGCTCTCACCCCTTCTATTGTGAAAAATAAAGATGTAACAGAGCAAGAATTCGCAAGAGTGAGTGAACGACTAGACTCCCTGCCTGGCGTAGGTGTTACAACTGACTGGGAAAGAGACTATCCTTATGACGAAACGTTGCGCTCTGTTATTGGGAAAGTATCTTCTTCTGACGAAGGTCTCCCACGCGACAATATCGACTATTACTTAGCACGGGGATACAGCCGTAACGATCGTGTTGGGCTTAGTTATCTAGAGAAGCAATATGAAGATATTCTTCATGGGAAGAAAGCGAAGATGGAAGCCGTATTACGACAAGGAGAAGTCGTCGATACAAAACCACTTTCCGAAGGAGAACGAGGCAAAGACTTAGTTTTGACCATCGATATGGAGCTGCAATTAGCTGTTGAAGAAATTATCGAAACAGAATTACGAAGAACAAAAGCAAAAGGAAATACATACTTACTAGATCGAGCATTCGTTGTGTTGATGGACCCGAATACAGGGGAAGTATTAACAATGGCAGGAAAGCAATATGTACGAAACAGCGAAACTGGAGCCATGGAAATTAAAGACTTTGCACTAGGAAATATTACAACGTCCTATACGATGGGGTCATCTGTCAAAGGAGCAACCGTCTACACAGGCTTTCAACTAGGAGCCATTTCTCCAGGAACAACATTCTATGATACAAAGATGCGTATTGGCAGAACGTTAAAAGGTTCCTATGCGAATTTAGGTCCTGTCAGTGATGTTACAGCTTTAAAGAAATCATCCAACGTATACATGTTCCAAACAGCAATTAAAATTGGCGGCGGAAACTATGTTCCAGGTCAAGCTCTAAGAATAAATCCAAATGCCTTTTCCGTTATGCGAAATCATTATGCCCAATTCGGTCTTGGCGTACGAACTGGTATCGACCTTCCAAACGAAACACCTGGAGCAAGAGGACCAGATACTCTTCCTGGTTTATTACTAGACTTATCGATCGGACAATACGATACCTATACTCCGATGCAATTAGCTCAATATGTTTCCACGATTGCAAATGGCGGGAAACGTCTGCAGCCGCAAATCGTGAAAGAAATTCACGAGCCTAGTAATGAAGAAACGATTGGACCAGTCTTTCAACAAATTCAGCCGAAAGTATTAAACGATTTGAACGGCCAGGAAGTATGGATTGATCGTGTACAAGAGGGATTCCGCCAAGTCGCTCAAGAAGCCGGTGGAACAGCTGCTAAGTATTTCATGGGAAAATCATATAGACCAGCTGCTAAAACAGGAACAGCAGAAGCTTTCTATGACGGACCGCGTAAAAATGAGTTCAGCGGGCTAGTACCAACGACTAATTTAACACTCGTTGGTTATGCTCCTTATAATAATCCAGAAATCGCTATGTCTATCGTTGTACCTTGGGCCTATCAAAGCGGCGGCTCTGACGACATTAATAAACGAATCGGCCAGCAAGCTTTAGATACGTATTTTAAATTAAAAGAAGAACGAGCATCTGGTAAAAAAAGCGAATAG
- a CDS encoding tyrosine-type recombinase/integrase: MDKIIEYKGYFGVKYKRLRENKPYEVMVAGITKEYNDFTYMMVIGTNGKVYFDTYKYLNGELGNEGFSKRELALRALKLLYSYIELFNTEIRYLDVDDKNKIIAFLQGGQGIGQYISYDFKTVRKNDTVNNYLGVYRSFFRYLGIKNSIFEEISGTKKIIGSGSAFNSKANALEVQTYSMNLKEIKTKVVPKYIRYSEYLDIIKLIEDKYTLREKIIVKLMYEYGLRIGEVLGLTLEDIQGEDITKQKGKCRLILRNRFTDEPWQKAKGCLPVISRDTYNKDEYYEEDNGFQIVKILPTTFDLIQEYIDETTSPFSMSDKAYQNYSEKNIADKVSQIDIDRNAYVFISKNYKPISGGGWNEIMKKIFKEIGIKVDKGKKTDNLNHRFRHGFAMFKVLQEEFDEFKLAHVMRHSNINSVKKYFNPTEDDLIDFAIKQDELTKKGLNL; the protein is encoded by the coding sequence GTGGATAAGATTATTGAATATAAGGGGTATTTTGGAGTTAAGTATAAGAGGCTTAGAGAAAATAAGCCATATGAAGTTATGGTAGCTGGTATCACCAAAGAATATAACGATTTTACATATATGATGGTTATAGGCACGAATGGGAAAGTTTATTTTGATACTTATAAATATCTGAATGGAGAATTAGGAAATGAGGGATTTAGCAAAAGAGAATTAGCACTTCGTGCTTTGAAATTGCTTTACTCATACATTGAGCTTTTTAACACTGAAATAAGATATTTAGATGTGGATGATAAGAATAAAATTATAGCTTTCCTTCAAGGTGGTCAAGGTATTGGGCAATATATATCGTATGACTTTAAGACCGTTCGAAAGAATGATACTGTAAATAATTATTTGGGCGTGTATAGAAGTTTTTTTCGTTATTTAGGAATTAAAAACAGCATATTTGAAGAAATAAGTGGAACGAAAAAAATCATAGGTAGTGGAAGTGCTTTTAACTCTAAAGCTAACGCACTAGAAGTACAAACATACTCAATGAACTTAAAGGAAATTAAAACGAAGGTAGTTCCAAAATACATAAGGTACTCTGAGTATTTGGATATCATAAAGCTAATTGAGGATAAATATACACTACGAGAGAAGATTATTGTTAAATTGATGTACGAATACGGACTTAGAATTGGTGAGGTTTTAGGTTTAACCTTGGAGGACATTCAAGGCGAGGACATAACAAAGCAAAAAGGCAAATGCCGATTAATATTAAGGAATCGTTTTACAGATGAACCTTGGCAAAAAGCAAAAGGTTGTTTACCGGTTATATCACGCGATACTTACAATAAAGATGAATATTATGAAGAAGATAACGGTTTTCAGATTGTTAAAATTCTACCTACAACGTTTGATTTGATTCAGGAATATATTGATGAAACTACCTCCCCTTTTTCAATGAGTGATAAAGCATACCAAAACTACTCCGAGAAGAATATAGCCGATAAAGTTAGCCAAATCGATATTGATAGAAACGCATATGTTTTTATTAGTAAGAACTATAAACCAATATCCGGTGGAGGTTGGAATGAGATTATGAAAAAAATTTTTAAAGAAATTGGGATTAAAGTTGATAAAGGAAAGAAAACTGACAATTTGAACCATCGTTTTCGTCACGGTTTTGCGATGTTTAAAGTGTTACAAGAAGAGTTTGATGAGTTCAAGTTAGCTCACGTTATGCGTCATTCAAATATAAACAGTGTTAAGAAGTATTTTAACCCTACAGAAGATGATTTAATTGATTTCGCTATCAAGCAAGACGAACTAACTAAGAAGGGTTTAAATCTGTGA
- the metC gene encoding cystathionine beta-lyase, protein MKNGEQFSFETRLLHNEHKVDPSTGAVSVPIQHASTFHQFDVDQFGKYDYSRSLNPTREALETIIAELEEGTHGFAFASGMAAISTAFLLLSAGDHIVVTEDVYGGTFRMVTTVLNRFNIDHTFVDMTDFESVKAAVRPNTKAIYMETPSNPTLKVTDIKQICDFAKEIGALTYVDNTFLTPALQKPLQLGADIVLHSATKFLSGHSDVVAGLAVVKDPELAARLGTLQNAFGAVLGVQDAWLVMRGLKTLSVRMEHSQKGAQKIAEYLNQHPLVKSVYYPGLADHPQYDIQHNQASGAGAVLSFELENEEALRTFVDHVQLPVFAVSLGAVETILSYPVKMSHAAMPADEREKRGITNSLLRISVGLENADDLIQDFEQALQKIQASHTITAQ, encoded by the coding sequence ATGAAAAACGGGGAACAATTTAGCTTTGAAACACGTTTGCTTCATAATGAACATAAAGTAGACCCATCAACTGGTGCCGTTAGCGTTCCGATTCAGCACGCATCTACGTTCCATCAATTTGATGTTGATCAATTTGGTAAATACGATTATAGCCGCAGTCTAAATCCAACTCGTGAAGCATTAGAAACGATTATTGCTGAACTAGAAGAGGGAACACATGGTTTCGCTTTCGCATCAGGAATGGCGGCCATCTCAACAGCCTTCCTATTATTATCAGCAGGTGACCATATCGTCGTTACAGAAGATGTATACGGTGGAACATTCCGAATGGTCACAACTGTATTAAACCGCTTTAACATTGACCATACATTTGTCGACATGACAGATTTTGAAAGCGTGAAAGCAGCGGTTCGACCGAATACGAAAGCTATTTATATGGAAACACCATCAAACCCAACTCTTAAAGTAACCGATATTAAACAAATTTGTGATTTCGCTAAAGAAATTGGAGCCTTAACGTATGTAGACAATACATTCCTAACTCCAGCTTTACAAAAACCACTTCAACTAGGGGCCGACATTGTACTTCATAGTGCAACGAAGTTCCTATCTGGACATAGCGATGTTGTAGCAGGACTTGCTGTTGTGAAAGATCCCGAGCTAGCAGCTAGACTTGGCACACTTCAAAATGCATTCGGAGCAGTACTTGGCGTACAAGATGCTTGGCTAGTAATGCGAGGGTTAAAAACATTATCTGTACGGATGGAGCATTCTCAAAAAGGAGCTCAAAAAATAGCGGAATATTTAAATCAGCATCCACTTGTTAAAAGCGTCTATTACCCAGGGTTAGCTGATCATCCGCAATACGACATTCAACATAATCAAGCAAGCGGAGCTGGCGCGGTTCTTTCATTTGAACTAGAAAATGAAGAAGCACTCCGAACATTTGTCGATCACGTACAATTACCTGTTTTTGCAGTGAGCTTAGGGGCCGTTGAAACGATTCTATCTTATCCTGTAAAAATGTCTCATGCAGCTATGCCTGCTGATGAACGTGAAAAGCGCGGCATTACTAATAGCTTACTTCGAATTTCCGTTGGATTAGAAAATGCTGATGATTTAATTCAAGACTTTGAACAAGCGCTGCAAAAGATCCAAGCAAGCCACACGATAACTGCACAATAA
- a CDS encoding methionine biosynthesis PLP-dependent protein, whose protein sequence is MYKKETYLAQIGNRSETTTGTVNPPVYFSTAYRHEGIGQSTGFDYTRTGNPTRQILEQAIADLESGDRGFACSSGMAAIATILALFESGDEWIVSGDLYGGTYRLLEQGFKKWGLGCKYVDTCCLSEIEGAITPQTKAIFLETPTNPLMQETDIRAVADIAKKYNLILIVDNTFYTPLLQQPILEGADIVIHSATKYLGGHNDVLAGLIVAKGTELCDALAFHHNGYGAVLSPFDSWLLMRGMKTLALRMKQHEQNAKALAEYLTNHECVTDVLYPGKGGMLSFRIIDEKAVNPFLQSLQLICFAESLGGVESFITYPATQTHADIPLETRLATGVCNRLLRFSVGIEDYNDLTQDLEQAFARVKQEVL, encoded by the coding sequence ATGTATAAAAAGGAAACATATCTTGCTCAAATTGGAAATAGAAGCGAAACAACTACAGGAACAGTCAACCCTCCTGTCTATTTCTCAACTGCTTATCGACATGAAGGAATTGGGCAATCGACTGGATTTGACTATACTCGTACTGGAAATCCAACTCGCCAAATTCTTGAACAAGCAATCGCTGATCTTGAATCCGGCGATCGAGGCTTTGCTTGCAGTTCAGGCATGGCAGCCATTGCGACAATCTTAGCTTTATTTGAATCAGGCGATGAATGGATTGTTAGCGGCGATTTATACGGTGGAACGTACCGCCTTTTAGAACAAGGGTTTAAAAAATGGGGCTTAGGCTGTAAATATGTAGATACTTGTTGTTTGAGTGAAATTGAAGGAGCAATTACTCCGCAAACAAAAGCCATCTTTCTAGAAACCCCAACAAATCCCCTTATGCAGGAAACAGATATTCGAGCTGTTGCCGACATTGCTAAGAAATATAACTTAATATTAATTGTGGATAACACATTCTATACCCCACTCCTTCAACAGCCAATTTTAGAAGGTGCTGATATTGTCATTCACAGTGCAACGAAATATTTGGGCGGGCATAATGATGTACTAGCTGGATTGATTGTCGCAAAAGGAACAGAATTATGTGACGCGTTAGCGTTCCACCATAATGGATACGGCGCTGTATTGAGCCCATTCGATTCTTGGCTTCTTATGCGCGGAATGAAGACTTTAGCTCTACGCATGAAACAACATGAACAAAATGCTAAAGCACTTGCTGAATATTTAACAAATCATGAATGCGTTACAGATGTACTTTATCCAGGAAAAGGCGGCATGCTTTCCTTCCGCATTATCGATGAAAAAGCCGTTAATCCATTCTTACAATCTTTACAATTAATTTGTTTCGCTGAAAGCCTTGGCGGAGTCGAAAGTTTCATTACGTACCCTGCAACGCAAACACATGCTGATATTCCGTTAGAAACGCGACTTGCAACTGGCGTATGTAATCGACTGTTGCGCTTCTCTGTTGGCATTGAAGATTATAACGATTTAACTCAAGACCTAGAACAAGCTTTTGCTCGTGTAAAACAGGAGGTATTATAA
- a CDS encoding tyrosine-type recombinase/integrase: protein MRRRTDDKLNNQEVTTVKQHIQTHLKDEKFKSLFLNFFEDDYSQRIFTRHNRQTIIKCFEEYLITIFGNYTIELISWKQYCLSMKIIRVRNWGDRSSSELRLIQRNARKMLSDLYHYLIENVHLNTEGFNEIKENKEFLIWEERKFLEIDEYLVDRVGTNFPLESSLDQLHFIPEDQMITRDNKSSNSNILNLNISKVEIKNLLIGFYQSENRQTPLLRCFLYLLRYSLMAVDKEPQSITDFTFEVFKKQYRFYQNQRLNYVFRASTDSSYTLSRYLVRFYTYLCKVIKEQNIQHNIFEGTLYNEHILGKNSFSVYYERGYKLIPYNPFEEVPFENRWQLIPSDSYANTSKNRPYGIDFLQIKDKSLREDLKHYVWKQSSMSVSSVARNIYTVIEFLNCISIYKQLNELNDYVDVDLLEQWSFYIGSKETSTMNCYVKNCRAYLRFYKDKYQIPQLLIDILKQKPQDYDGGNPMTKHDVDLFSKKFQEQRSRSIMGELCYIIFNLAATTKLRSGEILNLDRDCILEKSEQTGVIQYYSKVTGNQKIKLTLAIEKINLIEKAIRLTEDAHSKASADIAKYIFVKEDAQRKGRIVDFIYQFWNVFSKIQKKLEGQLDGKYRPYDLRTTFIDTIYTEGINDGLPTAVIAEMAGNGVHTARKYYRKTTEAQEYAEIFAGVTISGVDVYGNILNEKDVEELNPVEQGLGGCTQKGCVIDDEQYKCLVCPHFATTVNRIPLFKKHITRLKTLKESTLNSQERSLIDAELKLYTAYYVRLLEKIGVEQDVSDDV, encoded by the coding sequence GTGAGACGACGGACAGATGATAAACTAAACAATCAAGAAGTAACAACTGTTAAACAGCATATACAAACACACCTAAAAGATGAAAAATTTAAGTCCTTATTTTTGAACTTTTTTGAGGATGATTATTCACAACGAATTTTTACAAGACATAACCGTCAGACAATTATAAAATGTTTTGAAGAATACTTAATTACCATATTTGGAAACTACACTATCGAACTCATTTCTTGGAAACAGTATTGTTTAAGTATGAAGATTATCCGTGTTCGAAATTGGGGTGACCGGTCCTCCAGCGAACTGCGTTTAATTCAAAGAAATGCAAGAAAAATGTTGTCAGATTTATATCATTACCTAATAGAAAATGTACATTTGAATACGGAAGGTTTTAATGAAATCAAAGAAAATAAAGAATTTCTAATTTGGGAAGAACGAAAGTTCTTAGAAATAGACGAGTATCTAGTAGATAGAGTTGGCACTAACTTCCCTCTTGAGAGCTCACTAGATCAGTTGCATTTTATTCCGGAAGATCAAATGATAACGAGAGATAATAAGAGTAGTAATTCTAACATACTTAACTTAAACATTTCTAAAGTTGAAATAAAAAACTTACTTATAGGATTTTATCAAAGTGAGAATCGACAGACCCCTTTGTTAAGATGTTTTTTATACTTGTTACGGTACAGTTTAATGGCGGTGGATAAAGAACCTCAATCCATTACTGACTTTACATTTGAAGTTTTCAAAAAGCAGTATCGGTTTTATCAGAATCAGAGGCTGAATTATGTATTTCGTGCAAGTACTGATAGTAGTTATACACTTTCTCGATATCTCGTTCGATTTTATACATATCTTTGTAAGGTTATAAAAGAGCAGAACATTCAACACAATATCTTTGAGGGAACACTCTACAACGAACACATTTTAGGAAAAAACTCTTTTTCGGTTTACTATGAAAGAGGATATAAATTAATTCCTTATAATCCTTTTGAAGAGGTGCCGTTTGAAAATAGATGGCAACTAATACCTTCTGATAGTTATGCAAACACTAGTAAAAATAGGCCCTATGGTATTGATTTTTTACAAATTAAAGATAAGTCTCTTCGTGAAGATTTAAAACATTACGTTTGGAAACAGTCTAGTATGTCGGTAAGTTCGGTGGCAAGAAATATTTATACGGTCATTGAATTTCTGAATTGTATCTCTATCTATAAACAATTAAACGAACTTAATGATTATGTTGATGTGGATTTGTTGGAACAATGGAGTTTCTATATAGGAAGTAAAGAAACAAGCACAATGAATTGTTATGTCAAGAATTGTAGAGCTTATTTGAGATTTTATAAAGATAAATATCAAATTCCGCAATTGTTAATCGATATACTCAAGCAAAAACCACAAGATTATGATGGCGGTAACCCAATGACTAAACACGATGTCGATTTATTTTCTAAAAAGTTTCAAGAACAAAGATCACGAAGTATTATGGGAGAACTTTGTTACATAATTTTTAATTTGGCTGCAACAACTAAACTTCGTTCGGGCGAAATTTTAAATTTAGATAGAGACTGTATTTTAGAAAAATCTGAGCAAACTGGAGTAATTCAATATTATTCAAAAGTAACCGGCAACCAAAAGATTAAGTTAACCCTAGCGATTGAAAAGATTAACCTTATTGAAAAGGCTATACGTCTCACAGAAGATGCACATAGTAAAGCTAGTGCAGATATTGCAAAATATATATTTGTGAAAGAAGATGCCCAAAGAAAAGGTAGGATCGTAGATTTTATCTATCAATTTTGGAATGTCTTTTCTAAGATTCAAAAAAAACTAGAAGGACAACTTGATGGCAAATATCGTCCTTATGATCTTCGAACTACTTTTATAGACACTATATATACCGAAGGTATAAACGATGGACTACCGACTGCTGTAATCGCTGAAATGGCTGGTAATGGTGTTCACACAGCTAGGAAGTATTACCGTAAAACAACTGAAGCTCAAGAATATGCCGAAATATTTGCGGGAGTGACAATTTCGGGAGTTGATGTTTATGGAAACATTTTAAATGAAAAAGATGTTGAGGAACTTAATCCAGTGGAACAGGGACTTGGTGGATGTACACAAAAAGGTTGTGTAATTGACGATGAACAATACAAATGCCTTGTTTGTCCTCATTTCGCTACCACTGTGAATAGAATACCGTTATTTAAGAAACACATAACAAGGCTAAAAACACTTAAAGAGAGTACATTAAATAGCCAAGAACGAAGTCTAATCGACGCTGAACTTAAGTTATATACAGCCTATTATGTAAGACTACTCGAAAAAATTGG
- a CDS encoding YitT family protein, translating into MSAITKQKPRKLKAVLRALMVIIGAFTTAYGLEAVLIPNNVSDGGVTGLSIVGSQLIGLPLGLLIAVLNIPFVFLGYKQIGKSFAIYSVIGIASLAVGTILMHHVPTIIQGDTLLVTVVGGIIIGFGMGLALRNGGALDGIDMLAVLLSRKLPFGTSDLILFLNIFVFIVVSTIFGLQGAILSAIAYFIASKVIHIVEEGLSGSKTFNIITNQPELMVETIRDRLGRGATYKLAEGGYSNEQFKEITCVINRLEESKMKEIIREIDPTAFVTVYDVAEVRGGNFKKQDIH; encoded by the coding sequence ATGAGTGCAATTACAAAGCAAAAACCCCGTAAACTTAAGGCGGTTTTACGCGCATTAATGGTTATTATTGGGGCCTTTACAACAGCATATGGACTAGAAGCGGTATTAATCCCAAACAACGTATCAGACGGTGGTGTGACAGGTCTAAGTATCGTTGGTTCACAATTAATTGGATTACCTCTGGGACTTCTAATTGCAGTATTGAATATTCCATTCGTATTTTTAGGATATAAACAAATTGGGAAAAGCTTTGCTATTTATTCGGTTATCGGTATTGCTTCACTAGCAGTCGGCACTATTCTTATGCATCATGTACCAACTATTATTCAAGGTGATACATTGTTAGTAACCGTTGTGGGTGGTATTATCATCGGTTTTGGAATGGGGCTAGCATTACGAAACGGCGGTGCATTAGATGGAATTGACATGTTAGCCGTATTACTTTCTCGAAAATTACCTTTTGGAACAAGTGATCTCATCTTATTCTTAAACATATTTGTTTTTATTGTTGTTTCCACGATATTCGGTCTTCAAGGCGCTATCTTATCGGCAATCGCTTACTTTATTGCTTCTAAAGTCATTCACATCGTTGAAGAAGGGTTAAGCGGTTCTAAAACCTTTAACATTATTACAAATCAACCTGAATTAATGGTAGAGACAATTCGTGATCGCTTAGGTCGCGGGGCAACGTATAAACTGGCTGAGGGCGGCTATTCAAACGAACAATTTAAAGAAATTACTTGTGTGATTAACCGTTTAGAAGAAAGCAAAATGAAAGAAATCATTCGTGAAATTGACCCTACTGCCTTTGTTACGGTATATGACGTAGCAGAAGTTAGGGGAGGCAACTTCAAAAAGCAGGATATTCATTAA